Part of the Streptomyces sp. NBC_00457 genome, GAGCTCCAGGCGCTCCTTCTCCGACAGGCCGCCCCAGACGCCGAAGCGCTCGTCGTTGTCCAGCGCGTACTCCAGGCAGGCGGAGCGGATCGGGCACAGACCGCAGATCCGCTTCGCCTCCCGTACGGAGCTGCCGGGCTCGGGGAAGAAGAAGTCCGCCCCGGTCTGGGCGCACAGTGCCTCCTCCTGCCAGGCGAGGTCGGCCGGGGTGATGGTTTCGGTGTGCATGGCCAGCAGCGTGCCGGGCATCGAAAAACGTTCGATCAACGCCGGATCAACGCGGCGCGCGGCACGGCCGCCGTGTTTTCAGTTCTCCTGCGGCACGCTCTTGATCACCGCGAAGCGCGCGCCGTAAGGGTCGACGAGCTTGGCCATCCGGCCGACGCCCGCCGCGTCGGTGGCGGGCATTCGCACCCCGCCGCCCAGCTCCCGCGCCTTGGCGACCACGGCGTCGGTGTCCTCGACCTCGAAGTACGGCAGCCAGTACGGGCCGGACTCAGCCTCGGTCGGGTCGTCCGCCGGCGGCACCAGGCCGCCGAACATGGCGTTCTCGTCCGTCCCTGCGGGGTTGACGCAGGTGTACGTGGAGCCGGGGAAGGGCATGGCCGAGGTCTCCCAGCCGAACACGGCGTCGTAGAAGGCGGCGGCCCGGGCGATGTCCGGCGTGTAGAGCTCGACCCAGCACAGCGAACCGGGGTCGTTCACCACGTCGAGACCCTTCCTGGCGGCGGGCTGCCAGATCCCGAAGGGCACGCCCTTGTCATCGGCGAGGATCGCGCTCCGGCCCTGCCCCATGACGTCCACCGGCGCCACGGGCACGCTGCCGCCGGCCTGCTCCACCGCCTTGACCGTGGCATCCGCGTCCGGGCTCTGGAAGTACACCGTCCAGGACGGCGGACCCTGCTCCGGCGTGGTCTGCATGGCGCCCGCGGCGATCCTGTCGCCGAGCTGGAAGAAGCCGTACCCACCGGCCTGAGGCCCCGCCGACCGGAACTCCCAGCCGAACAGGGCGCCGTAGAAGGAGGTGGCGCCCCCGATGTCGGCCGTACCGACATCGACCCAGTTGGGAGCGCCGTTCACAAAACGGGTGCTGAGCATGGTGCCCTCCTCGAGAGGTCCCGTTGTCCCGTTGCCTGCCCTGCCGAGTCTTGCACCGCCCACTGACAATCGCCGTCGGAACGCGTCCGTCCCGGGCCGTCCGGACGTTCCGCTCGGCGATGCATGCGCCTGCCGGGGTTACGCCGAGACCCGTCGCACCAGCGTCGTGGGCAGCACCACACCGCCCGGCGCCGGGCCCTTCAACAGCAGCCGCGCCATCAACCGCCCCATCTCCTCGATGTCCTGACGGACCGTCGTCAGCGGCGGGTCGGTCTGTTCGGCGACCGGCAGCATGTCGTCGAAACCGATCACGGCGACGTCGTCCGGCACCCGCCGCCCGCGCTCGCGCAGCACCCGCAGGGCGCCCGCGGCGGTCAGGTCGTTCGCGGCGAAGACGGCATCCACGTCGGGGCACCGGTCGAGGAGTTCCCGCATCGCCCGCTCACCGCCGGCCGGCGTGAAGTCGCCCTCCACGACGAGCCGCGGATCGACGTCGGCCATGACGTCCCGGAACCCGTCGAGCCGGTCCACCGCGGAGGTCTGGTCGAGGGCACCGGTGATGTGCGCGACGCGGGTGCGGCCGAGGCCGACGAGATGGCGTACGGCCTCGCGGGCGCCGCCGCGGTTGTCGCTGTCGACGTAGACCACGCCGCTCGTGCCGTCGCTCCAGCCGGGCCGGCCGCCGAACACGGTCGGGATTCCCGCGCGCTGGATCAACTCGGGCAGTGGATCGTCCAGGTGCAGGGAGAAGACGAGGGCGCCGTCGACATGGCCCCCGGCGAGATAGCGCCCCACGCGCGCGTGGTCGTCGCGCCCCTCGGTCAGCAGCAGGACGAGCTGGTTGTCGTGCGCCGTCAGCTCCTTGCTGATTCCCCGGAGTTGCAGCGCGAAGAAGGGGTCGGCGAAGACCCGTGTCTCCGGTTCGGCGACGACGACGGCGACGGCGTCGTGCCGCCGCGTGACCAGACTGCGGGCGGCCTGATTGGGGACGTACCCCAGTTCCTCCACGGCCCGCCGCACCCGCTCCACCAGAGGTTCCCGCACGCCGTCCCCGCCGTTCACCACACGGGACACGGTGGCCCGGGACACCCCGGCCCGGGCGGCCACGGCCTCCAGGGTGGGACGCGGGGCGGTTTCGGTCACGTGGGCTCCTCCTCGGCGGCTGCCGATCAGGATAGCCCGCGCCACGTGCCGCGGTGAGAGCGCTCTCCGTACGCCTGTCAGTGCTCGTGCGCGGACCCCGCGGCCGGCTCATGACCATGCTCGTGCGGCTCGTACCCCGGAATGGTTCCGTCCTTCTTCTTCACCAGGAACAGCCCCACCATCCCCATGTCGGAGTGGCTCTGGACATGGCAGTGGTACATCCACGCGCCCGCTCCGACCCCCTCCCCCGCGATCACCTGGAAGCCGAAGGAGTCCGCCGGGCCGGTGATCTTGTTGTCGATGACCTGGCTCGGGTCGTCGGGGCCGGTGAGCATGCCGGTGCGGTTGTCCGCCCAGCGGTGACCGTGCATATGGAAGGTGTGGTAGTACTCGCCGTGTGTGATCACCACGAACTCGACCCGATCGCCCACCGTGGCCTCGAAGTTGGGCCCCGAGTGCGCCGGCTTGTTGTTGATCAGCATGTCGTTGAAGACGACCGTGTGGGTCGCGTCGGGCAGGACATCGCCCTGACGGCGCACGATCACTGGACCGTAGAGGCCTTTGCGGATGCCGCCGGTGCCGTGCTCGGTGCCGACGACGTGGTCGTGGTAGTGCCAGTAGCCCGCGCTGCCCGCCCGCCAGGTGCCGTCGGCGCGGCGGCCGGGCTTGTGGGTGCGCCAGGTGTAGGTGCGGGTGCCGCCCGGTTCGACGTCACTCTTGTTCAACTTGGTGCCGTCGCTGGTGATTTCGTAGTCCAGGCCGTGGACGTGCAGGCTCGCCCGCACGTCGGTCGTGTTCTCGAACTCGATGTGCAGGGTGTCGCCCTCGTTGAGTTCGATCAGTGGCCCGGGGATCGTCGCCTTCCCCTTCTCGAAGCCGTAGCCCAGCTGCCCGTCGGCGAACTTCTCGGCGTACAGCTTGATGTGCTTGACCGCGCCGCCGGCCGGAGCCGTCCTCGCCGCGGCGCTCTTCGCCGAGGTGTCGACGCCGGCGGCCTCGGAGGCCACGGACAACGATGTCGCGACGGCCGCGCCACCCAGCAGAAGACGTCTGTTGAACCCGCGTCGGTCCATGCGGAACTCCCCACCCTGATACGGAACTTGCGGAGGCGCACCTGTGATGAACTTGTGAGACGGTACCGGCCACGCTCTCGTTTCTCCACACCCTGGACAAAGTTCGTGTCATTGCGGTCATAGGTATTGGCGGGTCGGGCAAAGAGGTCTAGCTTCCTTGGCGTTGTCGCTGTGACCGAGGAGGTGCCCATGCACTTACGAGGGTTGAGCACAAGAAGAAGACGGGTCTGGGCGGCCACTGTGACCGCCGGCGTCGTCGCCGCCGGACTCATGTCGGGTCCCGCCGCGAACGCGCGTCCCGACCCGGGATCGCCCTTGACAACGATGTCCATCAAGTCGCCGCCGGGCGGCGCGAATGCACGGGTGCTGGTCTTCTACGGCTCCGCGGCGGCCGGGGAGGAGTCGCCGGTCGTGAACGCCGGGATCGAGGCCATCGAGAAGATCGGCCTGTCCGGACCGGAGAACCAGCGCTTCAAGGTGGTGGCCTCGGACGACGCCTCGGTCTTCACCGACGAGACCCGGCTGGGCCGTTTCAACGCGATCGTGTTCCTGACCGGTGGCGGCGATGTCCTCGACCCGGAGCAGGAGGCGGGCCTGGAGGCGTACATGGAGGCGGGCGGCGGTTTCGTCGGCGTCCATGACGCGGCACGCGCGGAGCCGTACTCGGACTGGTTCACCGGTCTGGTCGGCGCCCGCCCGGCGGCCTCCAGCCCAACGGCCGTACAGCGCGCGACGGTTGAGGTCGGCGACCGGCAGCACCCGGCCACCAAGGATCTGCCGGTTCAGTGGAAGCGGCCGGACCAGTGGTTCAACTGGGTGAAGAACCCGTCCGGCGAGGTGCACACCGTCGCGCGGGTGCGCGAGTCGACGTACCAGCCGGGAACCACCGCCAACGGGTGGGACCACCCGGTGAGCTGGTGCCGTGACTACGACGGCGGACGCTCCTTCTACACCGGCATGGGCGGCACGGTGTCGTCGTACGACGAGACGGACTTCCGCGCCCATCTGCGCGGCGCGCTGCTGTGGACCACCCGCCTCGCGCAGGCCGACTGCAAGGCGACGATCAACGCCAACTACAAGGCGGAGCGCCTGACCCAGCCCAATCAGCCCGGTCAGAACGACCAGATCGGCGAGCCGCACGGCCTGGTCACCGCGCCCGACGGACGCGTGCTCTACATCGGCCGGGGCGGCGCCGACTCCTCCCAGCCGGTGATCACCGACTGGAACAACCCGGACATCGGCAAGGGCAAGGGCGAGATCCACGTCTACGACCCGAAGACCAAGAAGGTCACCCTGGCGGGCGCGTTGAGCGTCTTCGGCAACAAGGGCGGCGGCGACGAGCTGATCAAGGTCGAGGAGGGGCTGCTCGGTATCGAGCTGGACCCGCGCTTCGAGCAGAACGGCTGGGTGTATCTGCACTACACGCCGCACTCGCAGATCAACCGCGACACGCGCATGGCCGAGCGCCGGGTCTCCCGCTTCACGCTCGACCTCGCCTCCAACAAGCTGGACCTG contains:
- a CDS encoding ThuA domain-containing protein is translated as MHLRGLSTRRRRVWAATVTAGVVAAGLMSGPAANARPDPGSPLTTMSIKSPPGGANARVLVFYGSAAAGEESPVVNAGIEAIEKIGLSGPENQRFKVVASDDASVFTDETRLGRFNAIVFLTGGGDVLDPEQEAGLEAYMEAGGGFVGVHDAARAEPYSDWFTGLVGARPAASSPTAVQRATVEVGDRQHPATKDLPVQWKRPDQWFNWVKNPSGEVHTVARVRESTYQPGTTANGWDHPVSWCRDYDGGRSFYTGMGGTVSSYDETDFRAHLRGALLWTTRLAQADCKATINANYKAERLTQPNQPGQNDQIGEPHGLVTAPDGRVLYIGRGGADSSQPVITDWNNPDIGKGKGEIHVYDPKTKKVTLAGALSVFGNKGGGDELIKVEEGLLGIELDPRFEQNGWVYLHYTPHSQINRDTRMAERRVSRFTLDLASNKLDLSSEKVLLKWPVQIHSCCHSGGGMSWDSKGNLYIATGDNNSSGFSGGYSGNNPQPNYKGVSFADARRTAGNTNNLNGKILRIHPEPDGTYTLPEGNLFTGKETDEGGGKTRGEIYVMGVRNPARIFVDQKTDILYAGWVGPDASAPSTTWGPAKYDTFAVITKASNRGWPYCMGNKQPYRDRNLPDPSQPLGWYDCDQPKNESPNNDGLVNLPPVTGNNIWYSPQGGAPDFPRDANGIPSYKQEEAKYLLPWLKGGGQAAMNGPVYRYDAQSASATKWPSYWDGKWFVGDFYDADQPRNAVITDPKTHGDGGLPIHSESLKKIVPIGNDGIKNLMDWKFGPDGAMYVLDYGRGFFTSDAKSALWRVTYTGGGPTPAAGQLARGAQ
- a CDS encoding WhiB family transcriptional regulator; translated protein: MIERFSMPGTLLAMHTETITPADLAWQEEALCAQTGADFFFPEPGSSVREAKRICGLCPIRSACLEYALDNDERFGVWGGLSEKERLELRRTSP
- a CDS encoding LacI family DNA-binding transcriptional regulator, with protein sequence MTETAPRPTLEAVAARAGVSRATVSRVVNGGDGVREPLVERVRRAVEELGYVPNQAARSLVTRRHDAVAVVVAEPETRVFADPFFALQLRGISKELTAHDNQLVLLLTEGRDDHARVGRYLAGGHVDGALVFSLHLDDPLPELIQRAGIPTVFGGRPGWSDGTSGVVYVDSDNRGGAREAVRHLVGLGRTRVAHITGALDQTSAVDRLDGFRDVMADVDPRLVVEGDFTPAGGERAMRELLDRCPDVDAVFAANDLTAAGALRVLRERGRRVPDDVAVIGFDDMLPVAEQTDPPLTTVRQDIEEMGRLMARLLLKGPAPGGVVLPTTLVRRVSA
- a CDS encoding VOC family protein, whose amino-acid sequence is MLSTRFVNGAPNWVDVGTADIGGATSFYGALFGWEFRSAGPQAGGYGFFQLGDRIAAGAMQTTPEQGPPSWTVYFQSPDADATVKAVEQAGGSVPVAPVDVMGQGRSAILADDKGVPFGIWQPAARKGLDVVNDPGSLCWVELYTPDIARAAAFYDAVFGWETSAMPFPGSTYTCVNPAGTDENAMFGGLVPPADDPTEAESGPYWLPYFEVEDTDAVVAKARELGGGVRMPATDAAGVGRMAKLVDPYGARFAVIKSVPQEN
- a CDS encoding multicopper oxidase domain-containing protein, which codes for MDRRGFNRRLLLGGAAVATSLSVASEAAGVDTSAKSAAARTAPAGGAVKHIKLYAEKFADGQLGYGFEKGKATIPGPLIELNEGDTLHIEFENTTDVRASLHVHGLDYEITSDGTKLNKSDVEPGGTRTYTWRTHKPGRRADGTWRAGSAGYWHYHDHVVGTEHGTGGIRKGLYGPVIVRRQGDVLPDATHTVVFNDMLINNKPAHSGPNFEATVGDRVEFVVITHGEYYHTFHMHGHRWADNRTGMLTGPDDPSQVIDNKITGPADSFGFQVIAGEGVGAGAWMYHCHVQSHSDMGMVGLFLVKKKDGTIPGYEPHEHGHEPAAGSAHEH